The genomic interval GAACTGGCCCTGCCAAACGCCGGCGGGCGTTTGCGGCGAGACCTCGGTGTTCTGCTCCAGGAAAGCGAATTTCCAATTCCGGATTCGGATCGCCATCAGTTCGCCGTCGTCGCTCCAATACAGGAAGCCCTCGCGCGGTGACTGTTTCACTTCATTCTTGAAGAACGGCAGCAGGTTGATCCCGTCGAGATGCACCTTGAACGGCTTGCCGTTCAGGGTCGTGCCTTGCTTGAGACGATCCACGATGCCGGTGTCGCCGACCGCGGCAGCAAAGGTCGGGATGAAGTCCTCATGCGCGCAAATATCGTTGACGATCGTGCCGGGATTGATCACGCCCGGCCAGCGGATCAGGCAGGGCACCCGGAAGGCACCTTCCCAATTGGTGGCTTTCTCGCCCCGGAACGGCGTGGTGCCGCCGTCGGGCCATGTGAACACCTCGGCGCCGTTGTCGGTCGTATAGACCACGATAGTGTTGTCGACGGCTCCGAGGTCGTCCAGCAGTTGCAGCAGTTCGCCGACATGGCCGTCGGTCTCGACCATCCCGTCCGGATATAGTCCAAGCCCGGTCTTGCCTTGCGATTCCTTTTTCAGATGCGTGAAGACGTGCATCCGCGTGGTGTTGAAGTAACAGAACCACGGCGTTTGAGCCTTGTGCTGCCGGCTGATGAAGTCTTTGGCCGCGGCGAGAAACTCCGCGTCGACGGTCTCCATGCGCTTGGTGTCCATCGGGCCGGTGTTCTCGATCACCTGCTTGCCGACGCGGCCGTAGGTCGGATCGACCGTCGGGTCGTCGCGGTCGCTTGCCTTGCACTTCAAGACCCCGCGCGGCCCGAACTTGGCGCGGAAACGCGGATCCTTCGGATAGTCCGGGTTCTCCGGCTCCTCCTCGGCGTTGAGGTGATAGAGATTGCCGAAGAACTCGTCGAAGCCGTGGACGGTGGGCAGGTGCTCGTTGCGGTCGCCGAGATGGTTCTTGCCGAACTGCCCGGTGGCATAGCCGTACGACTTCATCACGTCCGCGACGCTCGGATCGAGCGGACCGAGCCCGAGCTCGGCCCCCGGCAGGCCGACCTTGGTCAGCCCGGTGCGAATGGGTGATTGCCCGGTGATGAACGCGGCGCGTCCCGCCGTGCAACTCTGCTGCCCATACCAGTCGGTGAAGGTGGCGCCTTCTCGGCCGATCCGGTCGATGTTGGGCGTGCGATAGCCCATGATCCCCATGTTGTAGGCGCTGATGTTGAACCAGCCGATGTCGTCGCCCATGATGAACAGGATGTTTGGTTTGGATCCGGCGGTTCCGCTGGCGACCGCGGCAGAGGCCGGAGATTTCTTAGCGGCCTGTGCGAATGCTCCGGTCGTTAGTGCCGCCGCAGCGACCAGGGTTGATGTCCCCAGCAGGAGATTCCGACGATCAATGGCGCCATTGGGCACGCGCTGGTGCTTGTCTTCGCTGTTCATCTGACACTCCCGATTGTGATCCGATGTGCATTCGGCTGCGTCGATCCGCTCGTGA from Rhodopseudomonas palustris carries:
- a CDS encoding arylsulfatase yields the protein MNSEDKHQRVPNGAIDRRNLLLGTSTLVAAAALTTGAFAQAAKKSPASAAVASGTAGSKPNILFIMGDDIGWFNISAYNMGIMGYRTPNIDRIGREGATFTDWYGQQSCTAGRAAFITGQSPIRTGLTKVGLPGAELGLGPLDPSVADVMKSYGYATGQFGKNHLGDRNEHLPTVHGFDEFFGNLYHLNAEEEPENPDYPKDPRFRAKFGPRGVLKCKASDRDDPTVDPTYGRVGKQVIENTGPMDTKRMETVDAEFLAAAKDFISRQHKAQTPWFCYFNTTRMHVFTHLKKESQGKTGLGLYPDGMVETDGHVGELLQLLDDLGAVDNTIVVYTTDNGAEVFTWPDGGTTPFRGEKATNWEGAFRVPCLIRWPGVINPGTIVNDICAHEDFIPTFAAAVGDTGIVDRLKQGTTLNGKPFKVHLDGINLLPFFKNEVKQSPREGFLYWSDDGELMAIRIRNWKFAFLEQNTEVSPQTPAGVWQGQFTKLRAPNIYNLRADPFERATASLNYGDWMDHRMFLIIPAQALVAHWAESFKEFPPRAKAASFTISDVMEKITTARPNEN